In a genomic window of Apteryx mantelli isolate bAptMan1 chromosome 2, bAptMan1.hap1, whole genome shotgun sequence:
- the TIMM21 gene encoding mitochondrial import inner membrane translocase subunit Tim21 isoform X2, which translates to MFSASLVRARQCSEKLQISPGKWLLAPSGRVISGTWPCLRWRHQPPRREPSPRPFVFLQGIFAKQSIWTQAGCLRAGRSGDDSKHVSMQRDQKEETLLSAAQKVKEAGRDFTYFIVVLVGISVTGGLFYVIFKELFSSSSPSKIYGDALEKCRSHPEIMAVFGEPIKGYGEATRRGRRQLVRCSLNPERGRFEVRYIFVDVDTFPRRTIIIEDNR; encoded by the exons ATGTTTTCTGCCTCTCTTGTGCGAGCTAGGCAGTGCAGCGAGAAGCTGCAGATCTCCCCAGGGAAGTGGCTGCTCGCACCCTCAGGAAGGGTGATCTCGGGGACCTGGCCGTGCCTGAGGTGGCGGCACCAACCCCCCCGCAGGGAGCCTTCCCCGCGCCCTTTTGTATTTTTGCAGGGTATTTTTGCAAAACAAAGTATCTGGACGCAAGCGGGGTGTCTGAGAGCTGGAAGATCTGGCGATGATAGCAAACACGTATCTATGCAAAGGGATCAAAAAGAAGAAACTCTTCTGTCGGCTGCTCAGAAAG TGAAAGAAGCTGGAAGAGACTTCACCTATTTTATAGTGGTGCTTGTTGGAATTAGTGTTacag GTGGTTTGTTTTATGTGATCTTTAAAGAGCTGTTCTCTTCTTCCAGTCCAAGCAAGATCTATGGAGATGCCTTGGAGAAATGCAGATCTCACCCTGAG ATAATGGCCGTTTTTGGTGAACCCATTAAAGGTTATGGCGAGGCAACACGACGAGGAAGACGACAGCTTGTCAGGTGTTCTTTG AATCCTGAGAGAGGAAGATTTGAGGTCCGCTACATATTTGTGGATGTTGACACCTTTCCTAGAAGAACCATTATCATTGAAGACAACAGATAG
- the TIMM21 gene encoding mitochondrial import inner membrane translocase subunit Tim21 isoform X1 produces MFSASLVRARQCSEKLQISPGKWLLAPSGRVISGTWPCLRWRHQPPRREPSPRPFVFLQGIFAKQSIWTQAGCLRAGRSGDDSKHVSMQRDQKEETLLSAAQKVKEAGRDFTYFIVVLVGISVTGGLFYVIFKELFSSSSPSKIYGDALEKCRSHPEIMAVFGEPIKGYGEATRRGRRQLVSHIEYIKDGLKHMRLKFYIEGSEPGKRGTVHVEVKENPERGRFEVRYIFVDVDTFPRRTIIIEDNR; encoded by the exons ATGTTTTCTGCCTCTCTTGTGCGAGCTAGGCAGTGCAGCGAGAAGCTGCAGATCTCCCCAGGGAAGTGGCTGCTCGCACCCTCAGGAAGGGTGATCTCGGGGACCTGGCCGTGCCTGAGGTGGCGGCACCAACCCCCCCGCAGGGAGCCTTCCCCGCGCCCTTTTGTATTTTTGCAGGGTATTTTTGCAAAACAAAGTATCTGGACGCAAGCGGGGTGTCTGAGAGCTGGAAGATCTGGCGATGATAGCAAACACGTATCTATGCAAAGGGATCAAAAAGAAGAAACTCTTCTGTCGGCTGCTCAGAAAG TGAAAGAAGCTGGAAGAGACTTCACCTATTTTATAGTGGTGCTTGTTGGAATTAGTGTTacag GTGGTTTGTTTTATGTGATCTTTAAAGAGCTGTTCTCTTCTTCCAGTCCAAGCAAGATCTATGGAGATGCCTTGGAGAAATGCAGATCTCACCCTGAG ATAATGGCCGTTTTTGGTGAACCCATTAAAGGTTATGGCGAGGCAACACGACGAGGAAGACGACAGCTTGTCAG TCACATTGAATACATAAAGGATGGACTGAAACATATGCGTTTGAAGTTCTATATTGAGGGCTCAGAACCAGGAAAGCGGGGAACAGTCCATGTGGAGGTCAAAGAG AATCCTGAGAGAGGAAGATTTGAGGTCCGCTACATATTTGTGGATGTTGACACCTTTCCTAGAAGAACCATTATCATTGAAGACAACAGATAG